GAGTTGTCATGGCGCCTGCCTACGCCGTTTCGGGCCGCACGCCAAGGGTTTGCATCCGACGGGGGTCCATGTATACTCTTTCGGAATGCAAGGATGTACGGCCCTTCAAGCGGGGCGAGACGGAGTTGTGGCATGTGGGTGAGCGAGCTTCGGCCCGGCCTGACACTGACCCGGCCTGTTCACGACGTGAACGGGAGGCTGCTGATGGGCGAGGGGACCCTCCTCACGGAGCGGTTCATATCCGTACTCAAGGCCTGGGGCGTGGCCGAGGTGGCGGTGCGGGGCGAGGAGCTTTCCTGCGCCGTGACGGGCGGCGGTGAGGACCTCCAGCAAGAGGACGACCCGGGCAACGCCGCCCTGGCCCGCGAGATCGTGTCCCTCAGGCTGGCCAACGACCCCGCGCCCCACCCGTTCCTGGCTGACGTGCACCGTCTGGCCGTCACCCGGCTGGAAGCCCGGCTGAACCGGGGCGACAGCTTCCATGTCCCCCCCGGCGTCACCCCCCTGCCGTTGCAGGGGCCTCCCGCGCAGAATCCGCTGGACCCCAAGGCCCTGGCCGAGTCCAACCCGGTCATCGGAGCCATGCCCGAGGTGCTGGCCCAGCTGGCCCAGGTCATGGACGATCCTTCCGCCTTCCCCGCCGAACTGGCCGAGATCATCCAGGGCGACCCCGGGCTCTCCGCACGGCTGCTCAAGGTGGTCAACAGCCCGTTCTACGGGTTTTCCCAGCGCATCGACACCATCTCCCGCGCGGTGACCATCATCGGGGTGCAGCAGCTCTCGGCCCTGGCCCTGGGCATGGCCGTCATGGACCTGTTCAAGAACGTCTCCCACGATTGCCTCGACGTACGCGGCTTCTGGCGGCATTGCCTGGCCACGGCCTGCGGGGCGCGGGCGCTGGCCTCGGCCGTGGGGCTGCCCAACACGGAGCGCTACTTCGTGGGCGGCCTGCTGCACGACGTGGGGCTGCTGCTTCTGCTGCTGCGGGAGCCGCGGCGGGAGTGCTCCGCTCTGGAATTGGCGCGAGGGCAGGGCTGGACGCTCTGCGCCGCGGAACGTCACATCCTGGGGTTGGACCACGCCAAGGCTGGCGCGGCCCTGCTCAAGGTCTGGAAGCTGCCCCCCGGGCTGGTGCAGGCCGCGGGATACCACCACGAGCCCCTCAGGTGCCCCGACGTGCGCGAGGCCGCCATCGTGCATACGGCGGACTTCCTGGCCGAGGCCCTGGTGTTCGGCTCCGGCGGACAGACCGTGCTCATGCCGTTCTCGACTGAGGCTTTCGCCAGCCTGGCCGCGCCATCCGGCGTGGCCTGCACCGTGTTCGACCGGGTGGAAAGCCAGCTGGACCATCTGGAAAGGGTGTTCATGAGCCATGGCCCCCACTAACGGCACACGAATCCTGGACGCACTCGATGAGGAAGGCCTGGAGGCTTTCCCGGCTGCCCGGCACCTGGAGGGCACCACGCGTTTCGTGCTGGCCGCCCTGGACCAGGCGGCGGCACTCTCCGATTTTTCCATGAGCATGGCCCGCCTGGACGGGCCGGAACCCATCCTGCGCCTTTGCCTGGAGCGCATTGCCGGGCTTTTGCCCTTCGACAGCATGGGGCTCATGCTGGTGGACGAGGCCGACTCCTCGTTCCGGTTCGCCCTGTGCGAACCCGAGGCCGCGTTGCCCGAACTGCAGGCATACGCCGACGCCCGCATCGAGGACGGCTGTTTCGCGTTCGCCCTGCGCGAGAAGCGGGCCGTGCTCTCCCCCATGTGCTCGGGCGGGTCGCGCAGGCTGCTGCATGTGCTCACCACTGCCTCGCGCACCAGGGGCATGTTCGTGGCCGAGCTCGGGGAGACGGCCGACGGCATCAGCGAGGTGACCCTCTCCATCCTCTCCATCATCCTGAACAACACCGCCCAGGCCCTGGAGAGCCACTACCTCTACCGGCGCATCCAGGACATGAACCAGGCCCTGGAGGAAAAGGTGGCCCGCCTGGCCGCTTCCGAAGGGGAACTGCGCGTCATCCGGGACGACCAGGAGCGCCTCATCGAGGAGAAAACCTCCGAGATCAAAAACGCCATGGCCCGCCTCAAGGACGAGGTGCGCAGCCGCAAGAAGGCCGAAGCCCTGCTCGAGGCCCTGAACCAGCGCCTGGAGACCAAGGTGGAGGTGCGCACCAAGGCCCTGTTCCGCAAGGTCGCGGAGATGGAGGCCGCCAACCGGCAACTCAAGCAGCTGGAGCGCCTCAAATCCGGCTTTCTCTCTTCCGTGTCGCACGAACTGCGCACGCCCCTGACCTCCATCATGGGGTTCGCGAAGCTCATCGAAAAGGATTTCCAGAAATTCTTCACCCCGGGGCCTGGCGACAACCTGCAGCCCAAGGCCGAGCGCATCCTGCGCAACCTCGACATCGTGGAGAAGGAGTCCGAGCGCCTGACCCGGCTCATCAACGACGTGCTGGACCTCTCGCGGATCGAGTCCGGCAAGATGCTCTGGCGCGACGAGATCCTGGACGTGATGGACGTCACGGCCGACGCGGTCATGGCCGTGGAAGGCCGCCTGGAGAACAGGCCCGACGTCCGGTTGCGTCTGGACCTGCCCCTGAGCCTGCCCGCGGTCTACGCCGACCGCGACCGCATCCACCAGGTGCTCATCAACCTGCTGGACAACGCCATCAAGTTCACCCAGGAGGGCCACGTGCTCGTGGAGGCCGGGGTGGACGAGCGGGGGATGCTCGTGGTCTGCGTGGAGGATACCGGCCCCGGCATATCCCCTGAAGAGACCGAGAAGATCTTCGACAAGTTCCATCAGCACGACCGCAAGGACACCCTCAAGGACAAGCCCAAGGGCACGGGCCTGGGCCTGGCCATCTGCCGCCACATCGTGGAGCACTACGGCGGGCGGATCTGGGTGGAGCCAGGGCAGGACGGAGGCAGCGTGTTCAGCTTCACGCTGCCCGTGCACCGGCCCAGCTGATCCCGCCCCGGCCGCCCGGCCATCAGCGATACATCTCGCCAATTCAGGACGCGAAACGAAAAGGGAGCCCAGAGGGCCGAAGGCCCTTTGACCGCCGGAGGCGTTTTGCGGCGGGGGCACCGCCAGGAGGGGAATGCCTCCGGCGGGCAAAGAGGGCGCCGCCCTCTCCGCACTTTCCCGCAAAAGGGAGTCCTCCCTTTTGAATCCTCTTTCGCTTCGCGTCGTCCGAGGACTACGAATTTTCTTGACCGCTGCGGGGAGGGCCGCTAAACAGCATATCAACATATCTTGATATAAAGATTCATACATGAGCACAGCCGTATACACACCCACCGCTTCGCGGTCCGTCTTCAAGGACGCCTCCCTCTCGGCGATCACCGCCGGGCTGGTGGCGGTGGCCGTCTCCTTCGGGGGGCCGGCGGCCATCATCTTCCAGGCCGCCTCGGCCGCGAACCTCTCCCCGGCGCAGCTCTCCAGCTGGATCTGGGCCATCTGCATCGGCTCGGGCGTCACGGGGGTCTGGCTGTCGCTGCGCTATCGCGACCCGGTGGTCACGGCCTGGTCCACCCCGGGCGTGGCTTTGCTTGCAACGGGCTGGGCGGCCTACCCGTACCCCGAGGCCATCGGGGCCTTCGTGGTGGCCGGGGCGCTGATCACGGCGGCGGGAGCCAGCGGCGTGTTCCAGACCATGATGGACCGCATCCCCCGGCCCTTGGTATCGGCCATGCTGGCGGGCATCCTGCTGCGCTTCGGCGTGGATGTGTTCGGCTACCTGGCCAAGGCCCCGCTGCTGGCGGGTGTCATGGTGGCGGCCTACCTGGCGGCCAAGCGGCTCACCCCGCGCTACGCCATCGTCTGCACGCTGCTCTCCGGCTTCGCCGCCGCCTGGGCCCAGGGCGCGCTTGATTTCTCCACGGTGCACGCCACCCTGGCCACGCCCGTGTTCACCCCGCCGGTGTTCAGCCTGGGCGCGGTGGTGGGCCTGGGCCTGCCCCTGTTCCTGGTGACCATGACCGGCCAGAACGCCACGGGCCTGGGCGTCATGCGCGCCAGCGGCTACCACACCCCGGGCAACCCCCTGGTCTGGGTCACGGGTCTTGCCTCCACGCTGTTGGCCCCGTTCGGCTGCCACGGCGTGAACCTGGCTGCCATCACGGCGGCCATATGCACCGGCCCCGAATCCCACCCGGACCCGGCCCGGCGCTACGTGGCCGCCGTGGTCTGCGGCCTGTGCTACCTGGTGGTGGGCGTGTTCGGGGCGGCCCTGGTGGGCCTGTTCACGGCCCTGCCCGGGGCGCTCATCGCCGTGGTCTCGGGGCTGGCGCTGTTTGGGGCCATCGCCTCGGGCCTCTCCCAGGCCATGGAGGACGCCACCCGGCGCGAGGCCGCCCTGGTCACCCTGCTGCTGACCATCTCCGGGGTGAGCTTCTTCGGCATCGGCTCCGCCTTCTGGGGCCTGATCGGCGGCCTGCTGGCCGACCGCGTGCTCACCAGGACCCACGCGTGAGCGGCTGCCCCTGCCTGGCGGCATTCAAGGCCCTTGCCGACGAGACGCGCTTGCGCCTGATGCGCCTGCTGACGCGCCACGAGCTCAACGTGGGCGAGATCGTGGCCGTGCTGGGCATGGGCCAGAGCCGGATTTCGCGCCATCTGCGCATCCTGGTGGAGTCGGGGCTGCTGGCGGCCCGGCGCGACGGGCTGTGGGTGTTCTACGGCGCGCAGCCCTCCACGCTGCTGGACGCCGTGACCCCGCTCATCGCGGACTGCGGCCCCAAGGAGGACCTCCAGCGTGCAAGCGAAGTGCTGGAGGCCCGCAACCGCGAGACGCGCAGCTTCTTCAACGCCATCGCCTCCGACTGGCGGGCCATGCGCCGCGAGGTGCTGGGCGACCTGGACCTGGAGGGCCTGATCCTTGAGCGCCTGCCCCTGTGCGGCGTCATCGCGGACCTGGGCTGCGGCCCTGGCGAGCTGCTGGCCGCGCTCTCGGCCAAGTGCGAGCGCCTTATCGGGGTGGACGCCTCCCCGGCCATGCTGGAGCTGGCCCGGCGCGTCCCGGGCCTGGAGGCCGCCAGCCTGCGCGTGGGGGAGCTGGAGCACCTGCCCCTGGCCGACGCCGAGGCAGACATAGCGGTGCTGAGCCTGACCCTGCACCATCTTTCCGACCCCGCCCGCGCCCTGCGCGAGGCGCGCCGCGTTGTGGCCCCTGGCGGGCGGCTCATCGTGGTGGATTATCTCAAGCATGACGCCGAGCTCATGCGGCAGCGCTACGGCGACCGCTGGCTCGGCTTCGACCCCGCCGAGGTCCGCGCCTGGCTGGAGCAGGCCGGGTTCGCGGCGAACGGCATGGACCGGCACACAATAAAACTGGGCCTGGAGCTGGGCATATTCGAAGCCCTGCGGCCCCAAAAGTAAGGAGAACACAATGAGCGTCAAACCCCTGGACCTGACCCTGGCCAACATGGTCGCCGACATGTCCCAGGCCGATTGGGGCCGCAAGGAAATGGTCATCGCCGAGAACGAGATGCCCGGCCTGATGGCCGTGCGCGCCAAGTACGGCCCGCAGAAGCCCCTGAAGGGCCTGAAGGTCGCGGGCAGCCTGCACATGACCATCCAGACCGCCATGCTCATCGAGACCCTCTACGAGCTGGGCGCGGACCTGCGCTGGGCCAGCTGCAACATCTACTCCACCCAGGACAACGCCGCCGCCGCCATCGCCGAGGCAAAGACCGCCGCGGTGTTCGCCTGGAAGGGCGAGACCCTGGAGGACTACTGGTGGTGCACGGAGATGGCCCTGACCTGGCCCGACGGCTCCGGCCCCGACCTGATCGTGGACGACGGCGGCGACGCCACCCTGTTCATCCACTACGGCGTCAAGGCTGAGAAGGACCCCTCCATCCTGGACAAGCCCTCCGACAACAAGGAGTTCGCCATCATCCAGGAGCGCGTGGCCGCCTCCGTGAAGGCCGACCCCACCCGCTTCCAGCGCATGGCCGCCAAGATCAAGGGCGTCTCCGAGGAGACCACCACCGGCGTGCACCGCCTCTACCAGATGATGAAGGACGGCGAGCTGCTCTTCCCGGCCATCAACGTCAACGACTCGGTGACCAAGTCCAAGTTCGACAACCTTTACGGCTGCCGCGAGTCCCTGGCGGACGGCATCAAGCGCGCCACCGACGTGATGGTGGCCGGCAAGGTCGTGGTGGTGGCGGGCTACGGCGACGTGGGCAAGGGCTGCGCCCACTCCATGCGCGGCTTCGGCGCCCGCGTGATCGTCACCGAGATCGACCCCATCTGCGCGCTCCAGGCCGCCATGGAAGGCTACGAAGTGACCACCATGGACAAGGCCTGCTCCATGGGCGACATCTTCGTCACCGCCACGGGCTGCTTCGACGTGATCAACGGCTCGCACATGGAGAAGATGCGCGACGGAGCCATCGTCTGCAACATCGGCCACTTCGACTCCGAAATCGCCATGCACTACCTGGAGTCCACCCCCCACTGCAAAAAGGTGGAGATCAAGCCCCTGGTGGACAAGTGGACCATGAAGAACGGCAACTCCATCCTGGTGCTGGCCGAAGGCCGCCTGGTGAACCTGGGCTGCGCCACCGGCCACCCCAGCTTCGTCATGTCCAACAGCTTCACCAACCAGGCCCTGGCCCAGATCGAGCTGGCCCAGAAGGACTACGCGGTGGGCGTGTACACCCTGCCCAAGATCCTGGACGAGGAAGTGGCCCGCCTGCACCTGGAGCGCCTGGGCGCCCAGCTTGAGCGCTTGACCCCCGAGCAGGCCAAGTACATGGGCATGAGCGCCGACGGCCCGTACAAGCCTGAGCATTACCGCTACTAGGCCGAGCATTCGGCATTTGGATTCCCCGGGGAGGCGCTGCCTCCCCGGACCCCACCGGCAGGGGAGTGACTCCCCTGCACCCCCAATGGCTTCGCGTTCCGGCCCGGGCACATCGCGTCCGCATGGAACATTTAGCAGCCCGGGAGGCACAGCCTCCCGGGCTGCTTGTCGCGGGGTCCAGGGGGATCATCCCCCTGGCGGGGTGTGGGGCGGAGCCCCGCGCCTTCTCTTTCGCCTCCCACAGGTTTACAGCCGGCGTCTCTTTCCCTACAACCAGGACCACAACCCCTAAGGAAAGCAGATGAAAGAGGCTGAGTTCGACAAGTTCTCCTCGCGCTACGACGAGATCCACCGCGCCAGCCTCGGCATCGCGGGGGACCGCAAGGAGTACTTCGCGCTCCAGAAGGCCGAGTCCCTGGCCTCGCTGCTGGCCTCGCTACCCGCCAGGCCCGCAGGCTGGCCCGAGCGCGTGCTGGAGTTCGGCTGCGGCGTGGGCAACAACCTGCCGCACCTGACGCGCCTCTTCCCCGGCGCGGACGTTTTCGGCTGCGACGTCTCCGCCGCCTCCCTGGAGGAGGCCGCCAAGGTGGCCCCGGGCGTCCAGCTGGGCCACGTGCGCGAGCCGGGCGAGCTGCCGCTGCTCGACCCGAGCGGCTTCGACCTCATCCTGGCGGCCAACGTCTTCCATCACATCGCGGTTTCCCATCGTCCGGCCTGGATGAGCGGCATCTTCGCCGCCCTGGCACCGGGTGGGGTGCTGGCCGTGTTCGAGCACAACCCGCTCAACCCCATGACCCGCCACATGGTGGGACAGTGCCCCTTCGACGAGGGCGCGGTGCTGCTTCGCGCCAGCGAGGCCGCCTCCCTGGCGCGCGGGGCCGGGCTTGAGCCGCTGCGGCTGGCCTACACGTTCCCCTTCCCCTTCCTGCCCGCCCTGGCCCGCCTGGCCGGGCGCTTCCTGAGCCGCACGCCGCTGGGCTTCCAGTACTGCCTGCTGGCGGGCCGCCCGCTTGAGGAGCACGCATGACCGCCACCGGGAAAAAGCTGTCCGTCGTCGTCCCCTGCTTCAACGAGGAGCCGGGCCTGGCCGAACTGCACCGCCGGGTGGGCGCGGCCTGCGCCAGCGTGGCGGGCTCCGTGGCGGACTACGAGATCGTGCTGGTGGACGACGGCTCCTCCGACGGCACCTGGAGGGCCATGCAGGCCCTGGCCGAGCGCGACCCCCGGGTGCTGGGCGTGCGCCTCTCCCGCAATTACGGGCACCAGATCGCCCTGACCGCCGGGCTCAACATCTGCTCGGGGGACCTGATCCTGATCATCGACGCCGACCTGCAGGACCCGCCCGAGCTGCTGCCCGAAATGCTCGCCAAGGTGGAGGAGGGCTGCGAGGTGGTCTACGGCAGGCGCCGCTCGCGCTCAGGGGAGACATACTTCAAGAAGGCCACGGCCAAGGCCTTCTACCGCCTGCTGGACCGCATGGTCTCGGTGAACATCCCGCGCGACACGGGCGACTTCCGGCTCATCACCCGCAAGGTGCTGGAGGCGCTGAACTCCATGCCGGAGCAGCACCGCTTCATCCGGGGCATGGTCTCCTGGGTGGGGTTCAGGCAGGCGGCAATCGAGTACGACCGCGACTCACGCTTCGCGGGGGAGACCAAGTACCCCTTCCGCAAGATGCTCAATTTCGCCTTCGACGCCATCACGGCCTTCTCCGTGGTGCCGCTCAAGATGGCCACGGTGCTGGGCTTCTGCATGGGCGTGGCCAGCCTGCTGGGCATCCTCTACACCGTGATCGGCTGGCTCAGCGGGGGGACCGTGCAGGGCTGGACCAGCACCATGCTGGCCGTGCTCTCGGTGGGCAGCGTGCAGCTGATCGCCATCGGCATATTCGGGGAATACATCGGCCGGATGTACATGGAGTCCAAGCGCAGACCGCTCTACATCGTCGACACCACCACCAGGGAGCCCCGGTGACTGCCTTCCCGCCCCGGCCCCGCGCATGAACGCAGTTCTTCCGGAGAGCAGGCCCGGCAAAGCGGGACTTCCGGGCATCCTGTGCTTCGCGGCCGGGGCTGCGGCCTATTTCCCGGCCTCGGGCTGGGCGGCCTTCGGGCTGCCCGGGCTCTATGTTCTGACGACGGCTCTGCTGCTGGCCGCCGTGTTCCTGCGGGGAGCTGGCGGGGCAACGCCCCCGGCGGGGCTGCTCCTGGCGCGCTCGGCGCAGGGGCTGCTCTGCGCCCTGGCCGGGGCTGGCGCCGCCTACAACCTCATTGCCTACGCCAACATCGACTTCACCCGCTGCCTGGACACCGTGAACAGCGGCGCTCAGGTGGTGCGGGTCTGGATGGTGGCCCACGGGCAGAGCCTCTATCCGCCCATCGGCGAATCCCAACTGCTGCTGAGCATCTATCCCCCGCTCTATTTCTATCTCGCGGGTGCGCTGTGCGCCCTGGGAGCGAACCCGTACCACGCGGCCCTGGCGGTCAACGGTGCGAGCCTGGCGGGCATTCTGGCCACGATCCTCCTCTGGACGCGCAGGGAGTCCGGCTCCTGGCTGGTGGCCGGCCTGATGGCCCTGGCCTTCTTCTGCCAGCCTTCGCTGTCAGGCTGCGTGCGTTGGATCAGGTCGGACCTGTTCGC
The sequence above is drawn from the Fundidesulfovibrio soli genome and encodes:
- a CDS encoding glycosyltransferase family 2 protein, producing MTATGKKLSVVVPCFNEEPGLAELHRRVGAACASVAGSVADYEIVLVDDGSSDGTWRAMQALAERDPRVLGVRLSRNYGHQIALTAGLNICSGDLILIIDADLQDPPELLPEMLAKVEEGCEVVYGRRRSRSGETYFKKATAKAFYRLLDRMVSVNIPRDTGDFRLITRKVLEALNSMPEQHRFIRGMVSWVGFRQAAIEYDRDSRFAGETKYPFRKMLNFAFDAITAFSVVPLKMATVLGFCMGVASLLGILYTVIGWLSGGTVQGWTSTMLAVLSVGSVQLIAIGIFGEYIGRMYMESKRRPLYIVDTTTREPR
- a CDS encoding HDOD domain-containing protein; the encoded protein is MWVSELRPGLTLTRPVHDVNGRLLMGEGTLLTERFISVLKAWGVAEVAVRGEELSCAVTGGGEDLQQEDDPGNAALAREIVSLRLANDPAPHPFLADVHRLAVTRLEARLNRGDSFHVPPGVTPLPLQGPPAQNPLDPKALAESNPVIGAMPEVLAQLAQVMDDPSAFPAELAEIIQGDPGLSARLLKVVNSPFYGFSQRIDTISRAVTIIGVQQLSALALGMAVMDLFKNVSHDCLDVRGFWRHCLATACGARALASAVGLPNTERYFVGGLLHDVGLLLLLLREPRRECSALELARGQGWTLCAAERHILGLDHAKAGAALLKVWKLPPGLVQAAGYHHEPLRCPDVREAAIVHTADFLAEALVFGSGGQTVLMPFSTEAFASLAAPSGVACTVFDRVESQLDHLERVFMSHGPH
- a CDS encoding benzoate/H(+) symporter BenE family transporter, with product MSTAVYTPTASRSVFKDASLSAITAGLVAVAVSFGGPAAIIFQAASAANLSPAQLSSWIWAICIGSGVTGVWLSLRYRDPVVTAWSTPGVALLATGWAAYPYPEAIGAFVVAGALITAAGASGVFQTMMDRIPRPLVSAMLAGILLRFGVDVFGYLAKAPLLAGVMVAAYLAAKRLTPRYAIVCTLLSGFAAAWAQGALDFSTVHATLATPVFTPPVFSLGAVVGLGLPLFLVTMTGQNATGLGVMRASGYHTPGNPLVWVTGLASTLLAPFGCHGVNLAAITAAICTGPESHPDPARRYVAAVVCGLCYLVVGVFGAALVGLFTALPGALIAVVSGLALFGAIASGLSQAMEDATRREAALVTLLLTISGVSFFGIGSAFWGLIGGLLADRVLTRTHA
- a CDS encoding class I SAM-dependent methyltransferase, producing the protein MKEAEFDKFSSRYDEIHRASLGIAGDRKEYFALQKAESLASLLASLPARPAGWPERVLEFGCGVGNNLPHLTRLFPGADVFGCDVSAASLEEAAKVAPGVQLGHVREPGELPLLDPSGFDLILAANVFHHIAVSHRPAWMSGIFAALAPGGVLAVFEHNPLNPMTRHMVGQCPFDEGAVLLRASEAASLARGAGLEPLRLAYTFPFPFLPALARLAGRFLSRTPLGFQYCLLAGRPLEEHA
- a CDS encoding sensor histidine kinase translates to MAPTNGTRILDALDEEGLEAFPAARHLEGTTRFVLAALDQAAALSDFSMSMARLDGPEPILRLCLERIAGLLPFDSMGLMLVDEADSSFRFALCEPEAALPELQAYADARIEDGCFAFALREKRAVLSPMCSGGSRRLLHVLTTASRTRGMFVAELGETADGISEVTLSILSIILNNTAQALESHYLYRRIQDMNQALEEKVARLAASEGELRVIRDDQERLIEEKTSEIKNAMARLKDEVRSRKKAEALLEALNQRLETKVEVRTKALFRKVAEMEAANRQLKQLERLKSGFLSSVSHELRTPLTSIMGFAKLIEKDFQKFFTPGPGDNLQPKAERILRNLDIVEKESERLTRLINDVLDLSRIESGKMLWRDEILDVMDVTADAVMAVEGRLENRPDVRLRLDLPLSLPAVYADRDRIHQVLINLLDNAIKFTQEGHVLVEAGVDERGMLVVCVEDTGPGISPEETEKIFDKFHQHDRKDTLKDKPKGTGLGLAICRHIVEHYGGRIWVEPGQDGGSVFSFTLPVHRPS
- the ahcY gene encoding adenosylhomocysteinase: MSVKPLDLTLANMVADMSQADWGRKEMVIAENEMPGLMAVRAKYGPQKPLKGLKVAGSLHMTIQTAMLIETLYELGADLRWASCNIYSTQDNAAAAIAEAKTAAVFAWKGETLEDYWWCTEMALTWPDGSGPDLIVDDGGDATLFIHYGVKAEKDPSILDKPSDNKEFAIIQERVAASVKADPTRFQRMAAKIKGVSEETTTGVHRLYQMMKDGELLFPAINVNDSVTKSKFDNLYGCRESLADGIKRATDVMVAGKVVVVAGYGDVGKGCAHSMRGFGARVIVTEIDPICALQAAMEGYEVTTMDKACSMGDIFVTATGCFDVINGSHMEKMRDGAIVCNIGHFDSEIAMHYLESTPHCKKVEIKPLVDKWTMKNGNSILVLAEGRLVNLGCATGHPSFVMSNSFTNQALAQIELAQKDYAVGVYTLPKILDEEVARLHLERLGAQLERLTPEQAKYMGMSADGPYKPEHYRY
- a CDS encoding ArsR/SmtB family transcription factor → MSGCPCLAAFKALADETRLRLMRLLTRHELNVGEIVAVLGMGQSRISRHLRILVESGLLAARRDGLWVFYGAQPSTLLDAVTPLIADCGPKEDLQRASEVLEARNRETRSFFNAIASDWRAMRREVLGDLDLEGLILERLPLCGVIADLGCGPGELLAALSAKCERLIGVDASPAMLELARRVPGLEAASLRVGELEHLPLADAEADIAVLSLTLHHLSDPARALREARRVVAPGGRLIVVDYLKHDAELMRQRYGDRWLGFDPAEVRAWLEQAGFAANGMDRHTIKLGLELGIFEALRPQK